In Panulirus ornatus isolate Po-2019 chromosome 30, ASM3632096v1, whole genome shotgun sequence, a single genomic region encodes these proteins:
- the LOC139758599 gene encoding pro-resilin-like, producing the protein MAFKVYVLVALAAAVAADGPTYRPPVPSYNAPAPPGPAQYTFEWNVKDDNSGNDFGHQEARDGYDTQGSYYALLPDGRLQRVTYNVNGDSGYVAQVEYEGEAQYPTYQPSPSYQPSPSYQPTPRYG; encoded by the exons ATGGCTTTTAAG GTTTACGTCCTGGTAGCCCTTGCCGCCGCCGTCGCTGCCGACGGCCCTACATACCGCCCTCCAGTTCCCTCCTACaacgctcctgctcctcct GGACCTGCCCAGTACACCTTCGAATGGAACGTGAAAGACGACAACTCCGGCAACGACTTCGGTCACCAGGAGGCTCGGGACGGATACGACACCCAGGGATCCTACTACGCGCTCCTTCCCGACGGTCGTCTACAGAGGGTGACTTACAACGTCAACGGCGACTCCGGTTACGTGGCTCAAGTTGAATATGAAGGCGAGGCTCAGTATCCTACCTACCAGCCTTCACCCAGCTACCAGCCTTCACCCAGCTACCAGCCAACTCCCAGATACGGTTAA